In uncultured Methanobacterium sp., a genomic segment contains:
- a CDS encoding nucleoside deaminase: MESDDYRFMVEAINEAKKSLKEGGIPIGAVLVEDGKVVGRGHNRLLQNNSTILHGEMDCIENAGRLKGENYQKSTLYTTLSPCTMCSGAIMLYNIHRVVIGENTTLIGPEELLMENGVEINVMGIDECRELLEKYIEENPQTWEAELERVGYHTD; encoded by the coding sequence ATGGAATCAGATGACTATCGTTTCATGGTTGAAGCAATTAATGAAGCTAAAAAAAGCCTTAAAGAGGGAGGAATTCCCATAGGGGCCGTGCTGGTTGAAGATGGAAAAGTGGTGGGCCGTGGCCACAACCGACTCCTTCAAAATAATTCAACCATTCTCCATGGGGAAATGGACTGCATTGAAAATGCAGGACGCCTCAAAGGGGAAAATTATCAAAAATCCACTCTTTACACTACCTTATCTCCGTGCACCATGTGTTCAGGGGCAATCATGCTATATAATATCCATCGGGTGGTTATTGGAGAAAATACCACATTAATTGGTCCTGAAGAACTATTAATGGAAAATGGGGTGGAAATTAATGTTATGGGTATTGATGAGTGCAGGGAACTTTTAGAAAAATATATTGAAGAAAATCCCCAGACATGGGAAGCAGAATTAGAACGAGTAGGTTATCATACGGATTAA
- a CDS encoding LysR family transcriptional regulator yields the protein MKSQPSINLEINGETFSYRLFDALREITNTWSQREAAKRLGISHAVLNRRIRDAEGKLGFKLVETTGAGSGLSPQGMMILEKYQSYLRRLENRGVPVIGGGPIATGLMDALARQYGLEVVIYTTDDLNALKMAEMDIVDILVLDDPVHAFMHDLDFIPIARDDLVLVSGSDENLENIEQLQGREFVEVIHSAQRLAWNTLDQLRVDYEIIDVCNYPENALKMVKRRENLLTFQNRSFMSPLLDSFSVSDIMADDTSHIISMVIPDKDEADKKDELEDFSNFIQGKGQDIIREWGFGRID from the coding sequence ATGAAGTCTCAGCCAAGTATAAACCTTGAAATAAATGGCGAAACATTCAGCTACCGTCTTTTTGATGCTTTACGTGAGATCACCAATACTTGGTCCCAGAGGGAAGCTGCCAAAAGATTGGGGATATCACATGCAGTTTTAAATCGACGAATTCGTGACGCTGAAGGAAAGCTGGGTTTTAAATTAGTGGAGACAACTGGAGCAGGTTCTGGTCTCAGTCCCCAGGGAATGATGATCCTGGAAAAATACCAAAGCTATCTGAGAAGGTTAGAGAATAGGGGTGTACCGGTTATAGGCGGGGGTCCCATTGCCACCGGTTTGATGGACGCGTTAGCACGTCAATACGGCCTGGAAGTGGTGATATATACTACCGATGATTTGAATGCCCTTAAAATGGCCGAGATGGACATAGTGGATATTCTGGTTTTAGACGACCCAGTGCATGCTTTTATGCATGACCTGGACTTCATACCCATAGCCCGAGATGATCTGGTACTGGTATCTGGATCTGATGAAAACCTGGAAAATATTGAACAGCTCCAGGGCAGAGAATTTGTGGAAGTTATTCATTCTGCCCAGAGACTGGCCTGGAACACCCTGGATCAGTTACGGGTCGATTATGAAATCATTGATGTATGCAATTACCCTGAAAATGCACTTAAGATGGTTAAAAGACGTGAAAATCTTTTAACATTTCAAAACAGGAGTTTCATGTCACCGCTGCTTGATTCTTTTTCTGTGTCTGATATCATGGCCGATGACACCAGCCACATAATCAGCATGGTTATCCCTGATAAAGATGAAGCGGATAAAAAAGATGAACTGGAAGACTTTTCAAATTTCATCCAGGGAAAGGGTCAGGACATAATCAGGGAGTGGGGTTTTGGCAGAATTGATTAA
- a CDS encoding carboxymuconolactone decarboxylase family protein: protein MVVNTMEKELPKNYQNIRIRYEEYGQALSELGKAIKKAGPIDEKTSHLIQLAAAAAIRSEGGVHSHTRRALELGVSPDELYHSVLLLTSVIGFPNVAAAISWVDDIVLKEE, encoded by the coding sequence ATGGTTGTGAACACAATGGAAAAAGAACTCCCCAAAAACTATCAAAATATAAGAATACGCTACGAAGAATACGGTCAGGCTTTAAGTGAACTGGGTAAAGCCATTAAGAAAGCAGGACCTATTGATGAAAAAACATCCCATCTTATCCAGTTAGCAGCTGCTGCTGCCATAAGATCAGAAGGAGGAGTACACAGTCACACCCGCAGAGCCCTGGAACTGGGAGTGTCTCCCGACGAATTATACCACAGTGTTCTTCTGTTAACCAGTGTTATAGGATTCCCTAATGTTGCCGCGGCCATATCATGGGTGGATGACATTGTACTAAAAGAAGAATAA
- a CDS encoding carbohydrate kinase family protein, with translation MRNQRDLLAIGHTALDYIIQVNEFPLPNSATTINNMRTFHGGAAANVAVVASTLGLESSLVSAVGGDFPGSDYQNHLEKLQINIDDMIIVEEDKTPTAFVLTDENDDQIFYFYWGSATRFKESPVPEDAIMNVQAVHLATGDPTFNCRCGEFARESDKIISFDPGQDLHMYSPQDLLDVLKICDILFGNHHEIGRIMESINMNIDQLRDYGPSIVVETRGRNGSVIYSDEKIQIDAVERDPTDPTGAGDSYRAGFLKPYLEGEPLEYCGKLASAVSSFIVEAEGCQTNVPTLEMAKERMENSLK, from the coding sequence TTGAGGAACCAAAGAGATTTACTGGCCATTGGACACACTGCACTTGATTACATAATTCAGGTTAACGAATTCCCACTACCTAACTCCGCTACTACCATTAACAATATGCGTACATTCCATGGGGGCGCTGCTGCCAATGTGGCCGTGGTCGCGTCCACGCTGGGTCTAGAATCATCCCTGGTGTCTGCAGTGGGAGGAGACTTTCCAGGATCAGACTATCAAAATCATTTAGAAAAACTCCAGATCAACATCGACGATATGATAATTGTTGAGGAAGATAAAACACCCACTGCATTCGTTTTAACAGATGAAAACGATGACCAGATATTTTACTTTTACTGGGGATCTGCCACCCGTTTTAAAGAATCCCCTGTCCCGGAGGATGCCATTATGAATGTTCAGGCGGTGCATCTGGCCACTGGGGACCCCACCTTCAACTGCCGGTGCGGTGAATTCGCCCGTGAAAGTGATAAAATCATCTCTTTCGATCCAGGACAGGACTTGCACATGTACTCACCCCAGGATCTACTGGATGTTCTGAAAATATGTGATATTCTCTTTGGAAACCATCATGAAATCGGACGCATCATGGAAAGCATCAATATGAACATTGACCAGTTAAGAGATTACGGTCCTTCCATTGTGGTGGAAACCAGGGGCAGAAATGGTAGCGTTATCTACTCTGATGAGAAGATCCAGATAGATGCTGTAGAACGGGACCCCACTGACCCCACTGGTGCTGGTGACTCTTACCGGGCAGGATTCCTGAAACCATACCTGGAAGGTGAACCATTAGAGTACTGTGGTAAACTGGCTTCAGCTGTGTCTTCATTCATTGTGGAAGCAGAAGGATGTCAGACTAATGTTCCAACCCTTGAAATGGCTAAAGAAAGAATGGAAAACTCTTTAAAATAA
- a CDS encoding Coenzyme F420 hydrogenase/dehydrogenase, beta subunit C-terminal domain: MINTNDMFYAKSSDAEIAEAGEYGGAVTTLLKFLLKEGIVDAVLAVDSSADLYDVVPVLIEDPEDIVKAAGSLHFGTLNLAKVVARYLNGAQDMKIAVTVKPCDAMTMVELMKREKVNADNVIMVGLNCGGTMPPVKSRQMMEQFYEVDPDSVVKEEIAKGKLIVETEDGTEKEIPIDVLEDEGFGRRTNCRRCEVNIPKMADLACGNWGVIGPLAGKATFIEVCSPKGAEVLEKAKEAGVIDLEAPIPKGIEIREKIDGAMVKLADKWQTNDWEDAAGREIFSVLTEYMDDFSRCLKCYGCREACPICYCADCCLEANNGPDWLTKGEIPPSPMFHLERMLHMAESCTNCGQCEEVCPGEIPLAKIWHEVNTKLQNTFGYVKGTGDDKPPIAYFPVGK; the protein is encoded by the coding sequence ATGATCAACACAAACGACATGTTTTACGCAAAATCTTCTGATGCAGAAATTGCCGAAGCCGGAGAATACGGTGGCGCAGTGACCACTCTTCTAAAATTCTTACTAAAAGAAGGAATTGTTGATGCAGTACTAGCTGTTGACAGTAGCGCAGACCTCTACGACGTTGTTCCAGTCTTAATAGAAGATCCTGAAGACATTGTAAAAGCAGCTGGATCACTTCACTTCGGAACACTCAACCTGGCCAAAGTAGTTGCCCGTTACCTTAACGGTGCCCAGGATATGAAAATTGCAGTCACAGTGAAACCCTGCGATGCAATGACCATGGTTGAACTCATGAAAAGAGAAAAAGTCAACGCAGACAATGTGATAATGGTCGGTTTAAACTGTGGAGGTACCATGCCCCCAGTTAAAAGCCGCCAGATGATGGAACAATTCTACGAAGTTGATCCAGATTCAGTGGTCAAGGAAGAAATCGCCAAAGGTAAACTCATCGTTGAAACTGAAGATGGTACTGAAAAAGAAATTCCAATCGACGTCTTGGAAGACGAAGGATTCGGTAGAAGAACCAACTGCAGAAGATGCGAAGTCAACATTCCTAAAATGGCCGATCTTGCCTGTGGAAACTGGGGAGTGATTGGACCTTTAGCTGGAAAAGCAACCTTCATCGAAGTGTGTTCCCCTAAAGGTGCCGAAGTCCTGGAAAAAGCTAAAGAAGCCGGAGTCATAGATTTAGAAGCTCCAATTCCCAAAGGAATTGAAATACGCGAAAAAATCGACGGCGCAATGGTTAAACTGGCAGACAAATGGCAAACCAATGATTGGGAAGATGCAGCTGGCAGAGAAATATTCTCAGTTCTCACCGAGTACATGGATGATTTCTCCAGGTGCCTGAAATGTTACGGGTGCAGAGAAGCCTGTCCAATATGTTACTGTGCAGACTGCTGTCTGGAAGCAAACAACGGTCCTGACTGGTTGACTAAAGGAGAAATCCCACCATCACCCATGTTCCACCTGGAAAGAATGCTTCACATGGCAGAATCCTGTACCAACTGTGGTCAGTGCGAAGAAGTTTGTCCTGGTGAAATACCCCTGGCCAAGATCTGGCACGAAGTAAACACCAAACTGCAAAACACCTTTGGATATGTCAAAGGAACTGGTGATGACAAACCACCAATCGCATACTTCCCTGTGGGAAAATAA
- the lysS gene encoding lysine--tRNA ligase yields the protein MKHWTERIASDLTNWDVEKHVVASGTSISGSIHIGNSCDVFIANAVGKSLQKLGEDSKTIWIADDHDPLRKVPYPLPESYEKYLGIPYSQIPCPEGCCENFVEHFQKPFLETLPVFGIELETYSGFKMYQDGVYNDYIKKSLERAPKIREIFNQYREHPLASDWLPYNPICTECGRVNTTTAYDYQGDTVFYRCQCGHEGEMNIKSGEGKLTWRVEWAARWKIFGVTCEPFGKDHAASGGSYDVSKVISQEIFDYRAPYPVPYEWITLKGEAMSKSHGVFFTPRQWLEIGAPETLNYFLFRSKPLKHKDFDPGMSFLDFIDQYDRVERIHYHTEEAASEKEMEKLGKIYEVSQINTPESIPFQTSYRFLTVARQITDDPEKIFAILKRNSQLSADMEGKEYSDLDEDAQARLRSRLENVENWLEKYAPEFVKFSVQKTLPDVQLNENQDAFLLQVADLLENNDYTSSQELHDGMYTIINELGLKPPKAFQAIYKTIIGKKQGPRAASFVLSLDKDFVIKRFRREA from the coding sequence TTGAAACACTGGACTGAACGAATTGCATCTGATCTGACTAACTGGGACGTTGAAAAACACGTTGTAGCCAGCGGAACATCAATATCTGGCTCTATACATATTGGAAATTCTTGTGACGTTTTCATAGCCAATGCAGTGGGTAAATCCCTGCAAAAGCTGGGCGAAGACTCCAAGACCATCTGGATTGCCGATGACCACGACCCACTGAGAAAGGTTCCATATCCCCTCCCAGAATCATACGAAAAGTACCTGGGAATTCCTTACTCCCAGATCCCCTGTCCTGAGGGTTGCTGCGAGAACTTCGTGGAACACTTCCAGAAACCATTCCTGGAAACCTTACCAGTATTTGGAATAGAACTGGAAACCTATTCCGGGTTTAAAATGTACCAGGATGGAGTTTACAACGATTATATTAAAAAATCACTGGAAAGAGCCCCTAAGATCAGGGAAATATTCAACCAGTACCGGGAACATCCCCTGGCCAGTGACTGGTTACCCTACAATCCCATCTGTACCGAGTGTGGCCGGGTGAACACCACCACTGCCTACGATTACCAGGGCGATACTGTTTTCTACCGGTGCCAGTGCGGACATGAGGGTGAAATGAACATCAAATCTGGTGAGGGAAAACTCACCTGGCGTGTGGAATGGGCTGCCCGTTGGAAAATCTTCGGTGTGACTTGTGAACCATTTGGAAAGGACCATGCAGCCAGTGGAGGTTCATATGATGTGAGTAAAGTCATATCCCAGGAGATATTCGATTACAGAGCACCATACCCCGTGCCCTATGAGTGGATCACCCTTAAAGGTGAGGCCATGAGTAAGTCCCATGGAGTCTTCTTCACCCCTAGACAGTGGCTAGAAATAGGAGCCCCTGAAACCCTGAATTACTTCTTATTCCGCAGTAAACCCCTTAAACATAAGGATTTTGACCCTGGAATGTCTTTCCTGGACTTCATTGACCAGTATGACCGGGTGGAAAGGATCCACTACCATACTGAAGAGGCTGCTTCAGAGAAGGAAATGGAGAAACTGGGGAAAATCTATGAAGTGTCCCAGATCAACACTCCGGAATCCATTCCTTTCCAGACATCCTATCGTTTCCTCACTGTAGCCAGACAGATAACCGATGATCCTGAGAAGATCTTCGCAATACTCAAACGGAATTCCCAGTTAAGTGCAGATATGGAAGGTAAAGAATACTCTGATCTGGATGAAGATGCCCAGGCCAGACTCAGATCACGCCTGGAAAATGTGGAAAACTGGCTTGAAAAATATGCACCGGAATTCGTTAAATTCAGTGTTCAGAAAACATTACCCGATGTACAGTTAAACGAAAATCAGGATGCTTTCCTACTTCAGGTGGCAGACCTCCTGGAAAACAATGATTACACCTCTTCACAGGAACTCCATGATGGAATGTACACCATAATAAATGAACTGGGATTAAAACCACCTAAGGCATTTCAGGCAATTTACAAGACCATAATTGGTAAAAAACAGGGTCCAAGAGCAGCTTCATTCGTGTTATCCCTTGACAAAGACTTTGTTATCAAGAGGTTCCGCAGGGAGGCTTAA
- a CDS encoding amidohydrolase: MIPVDLYNGIDQMASDFASCQIKIFRWLHQHPELAYQEFETSHYIRKHLEKLPGLEIHSIARTGIKAVLHGGKPGPTVAIRADIDALPIQEDTGLEYASCVKTDYNGQETGVAHACGHDASTAAAIGTASVLSQLQSELPGNVVFLFQPAEEGAPNGADGGALRMIGEGALQDPEVQAIFGFHANSTCYPGQVMIREGPTHASQDSIFIRIWGEQAHGSQPWSGKDPIVAGASLINSLQTLISREVDLQKGAAVITVGYFWGGIKVNIIPEGAEMGLTVRSLDKDNREILITRIKELAEMKAEMHGCQAEVIYGQHYPMNINNLELYHEMLPTVERVARAKNVLYYLSSTKSEDFSHFSREIPGLYMYYGVAPCELPLSEAKPTHHPGFMVDTTALKFTTRLECNLIYDALKMLK, translated from the coding sequence ATGATTCCCGTGGATTTGTATAATGGTATAGATCAAATGGCCAGTGATTTTGCATCCTGCCAGATCAAAATTTTCCGCTGGCTACACCAGCATCCAGAATTGGCTTACCAGGAATTTGAAACCAGCCATTACATCCGGAAGCACCTGGAAAAACTCCCTGGACTGGAAATACATTCCATAGCCAGAACAGGGATAAAGGCAGTTCTTCATGGGGGAAAACCAGGCCCCACCGTTGCTATCCGGGCAGATATAGATGCTCTCCCCATACAGGAAGATACTGGCCTTGAATATGCATCCTGCGTAAAAACAGATTATAATGGTCAGGAAACGGGTGTGGCCCATGCATGTGGTCATGATGCCAGTACTGCAGCGGCCATAGGTACTGCCTCAGTTTTAAGTCAGCTTCAATCTGAATTACCTGGAAATGTGGTTTTTTTATTCCAACCAGCTGAAGAAGGCGCACCTAATGGTGCTGATGGTGGAGCTCTGCGCATGATTGGTGAAGGTGCCCTGCAGGATCCGGAAGTTCAGGCCATATTTGGATTCCATGCCAACAGCACCTGCTACCCTGGTCAGGTCATGATCAGGGAGGGACCCACCCATGCCAGCCAGGACAGCATATTCATACGTATATGGGGAGAACAGGCCCACGGATCCCAACCATGGAGTGGTAAAGACCCTATTGTTGCCGGAGCATCCCTTATAAATTCCCTTCAAACCCTCATCAGCCGTGAAGTGGACCTGCAGAAGGGAGCAGCAGTCATCACCGTGGGATACTTCTGGGGAGGGATCAAAGTGAATATCATCCCTGAAGGGGCTGAAATGGGATTAACTGTTCGTTCACTGGATAAAGATAACAGGGAAATTCTTATAACGCGTATTAAAGAGTTAGCGGAGATGAAGGCAGAAATGCACGGTTGCCAGGCTGAAGTGATATATGGTCAGCACTACCCCATGAACATCAACAACCTAGAACTGTACCATGAAATGCTTCCGACGGTGGAAAGAGTTGCACGGGCAAAAAATGTCCTTTATTACCTTTCATCAACAAAATCAGAAGATTTTTCCCATTTTTCTCGTGAAATCCCTGGATTATACATGTATTATGGTGTTGCTCCCTGTGAACTACCCCTTTCTGAAGCCAAACCCACTCATCATCCGGGATTCATGGTTGACACAACTGCTCTGAAGTTTACAACCCGTCTGGAGTGTAATTTAATCTACGATGCTTTGAAAATGTTAAAATAA
- the fdhD gene encoding formate dehydrogenase accessory sulfurtransferase FdhD, producing MDENRNEMFQKVKIIKVDQDVHHIDDLVAIDTKMKLFVNGSKLGEFYLSPHDLEDFVLGYLLDERYIKSITEVKKINVTDLDIKVELTGNQPIEKDKLGCYDGWVHQDQDLVKINSDFKVERKKVMDSFDLLIKKAEVWSKTGGTHVAAVVGEGQFIVREDVSRHVAVDKVIGAGLKAKIDFSKSFIVCSGRIPPDRVVKLTNVGIPIMVTKAAPTVEGLKIGEKSGITLIGFLRNGRFNIYTHPHRIIL from the coding sequence ATGGATGAAAATAGGAACGAAATGTTTCAAAAAGTTAAAATCATAAAGGTGGACCAGGATGTCCATCATATCGATGATCTGGTGGCCATTGATACCAAAATGAAACTCTTTGTTAATGGATCCAAACTGGGCGAATTTTACCTGAGCCCCCATGATCTGGAAGACTTCGTTCTGGGCTACCTTCTGGATGAAAGATACATCAAAAGTATCACTGAAGTTAAAAAAATTAATGTAACTGATCTGGACATCAAAGTTGAATTAACCGGAAATCAGCCAATTGAAAAGGACAAATTAGGTTGTTATGATGGATGGGTTCACCAGGATCAGGATCTGGTGAAAATAAACTCTGATTTTAAGGTTGAAAGAAAAAAGGTAATGGATTCATTTGATCTTCTCATTAAAAAAGCAGAAGTCTGGTCCAAAACCGGGGGAACCCACGTGGCTGCAGTGGTAGGGGAAGGTCAATTTATTGTCCGTGAGGATGTCAGCCGCCACGTGGCCGTTGATAAAGTTATTGGTGCTGGTTTAAAAGCAAAAATTGATTTTTCGAAAAGTTTCATTGTCTGCAGCGGCAGGATCCCACCGGACAGGGTGGTGAAACTGACCAATGTAGGTATACCCATCATGGTTACCAAAGCCGCCCCTACAGTGGAAGGTTTGAAAATAGGTGAAAAATCTGGGATCACGTTGATAGGTTTCTTAAGAAACGGCAGATTCAATATTTACACCCACCCCCATCGTATAATACTTTAA
- the thiC gene encoding phosphomethylpyrimidine synthase: MTQMDDARKGIITDEMKSVAENENVDAEFIRKSVANGTIAIPSNKGREVKAVGIGAGLRTKVNATIGTSTDICDFDMEEEKAKIAMANNADTLMELSVGGDLDEIRRRILKVSDIPVGSVPVYQAAFETIREKGAAIYMDEDVMFKAIEKQAKDGIDFMAIHCSVNMETLKRLKRQGREGGLVSRGGALVSAWMVENEVENPLYKNFDYILEIAKEYDFVMSMANAMRAGAIADSTDRAGVQELIILGELIDRAREAGVQTIVEGPGHIPLNEIKANVVIQKKLCRQAPFYMLGPIVTDIAPAYDHIVSSIGASQSAAAGADFICYVTPAEHLALPGPEDVKMGVIASRIGAYVGDMAKGIHNGEKDLIMANARKKLNWEAQYNAAICPSDARAIRDARPPEDPDTCTMCGSYCAIKIVNEWLDEAPTEVFE, translated from the coding sequence ATGACACAAATGGACGATGCAAGAAAAGGGATAATAACCGACGAAATGAAATCCGTCGCAGAAAATGAAAATGTTGACGCTGAATTCATCCGAAAATCTGTAGCTAATGGTACCATTGCCATTCCCAGTAACAAAGGAAGAGAAGTGAAAGCTGTAGGTATTGGAGCCGGACTCCGAACCAAAGTCAATGCTACCATTGGAACTTCCACTGATATCTGTGACTTTGACATGGAAGAAGAAAAAGCCAAAATTGCCATGGCTAATAACGCTGATACCTTAATGGAACTTTCTGTGGGTGGAGACCTGGATGAAATTAGGAGAAGAATACTGAAAGTATCCGACATACCAGTGGGAAGTGTGCCTGTATACCAGGCAGCATTCGAAACCATCCGCGAAAAGGGTGCAGCCATCTACATGGACGAAGATGTCATGTTCAAGGCCATTGAAAAACAGGCCAAAGACGGTATCGACTTCATGGCCATTCACTGCAGTGTGAACATGGAAACTCTCAAACGTCTCAAACGTCAGGGACGTGAAGGTGGACTGGTGAGCCGTGGTGGAGCATTGGTATCTGCCTGGATGGTGGAAAACGAAGTTGAAAACCCATTATATAAGAACTTCGATTACATCCTGGAAATCGCTAAGGAATATGACTTTGTAATGTCCATGGCCAACGCCATGAGAGCCGGAGCCATTGCCGATTCCACAGATCGAGCTGGAGTGCAGGAACTAATTATCCTCGGTGAATTAATAGACCGTGCCCGGGAAGCAGGTGTACAGACCATTGTGGAAGGCCCTGGTCACATACCATTAAACGAAATAAAAGCAAACGTGGTTATCCAGAAAAAACTGTGCCGTCAAGCTCCATTTTACATGTTAGGACCAATTGTAACTGATATTGCCCCCGCATACGACCACATAGTCTCATCCATAGGAGCATCCCAGTCTGCAGCTGCCGGAGCAGATTTCATCTGCTACGTTACCCCTGCCGAGCACCTGGCACTCCCCGGACCAGAAGACGTGAAAATGGGAGTTATAGCCAGCCGTATCGGGGCATACGTTGGTGACATGGCCAAGGGCATACACAACGGTGAAAAGGACCTGATAATGGCTAACGCCCGGAAAAAACTTAACTGGGAAGCCCAGTACAATGCCGCCATTTGTCCTTCTGATGCCAGAGCAATAAGAGATGCCCGGCCACCAGAAGACCCAGACACCTGCACCATGTGCGGAAGCTACTGTGCTATTAAAATCGTGAATGAATGGCTGGATGAAGCCCCAACTGAAGTATTCGAATAA
- the hxlB gene encoding 6-phospho-3-hexuloisomerase: MVLILKELILNDAIEEIMDNVRSVSAELDPENIEDMTRLLQTSKNVFVMGLGRSGLVARAFAMRLMHLGISVYVVGETTTPALTSEDCLLSISGSGETFSIISAANIAHKRGTKIIAVTSYVDSTLGEMADLVVHIKGRTKIDSEKNYITRQMNGKHQSLSPMGTLFEVTSLIFLDSLIAQLMVEMGKTEEDMKARHTVIE, translated from the coding sequence ATGGTGCTAATATTGAAAGAATTGATTCTTAATGATGCTATAGAAGAAATAATGGATAATGTGAGGTCTGTTTCTGCAGAACTTGACCCCGAAAACATTGAAGACATGACTCGCCTCTTACAAACATCTAAAAACGTTTTTGTAATGGGGCTGGGACGATCTGGTCTGGTAGCCCGGGCCTTTGCCATGCGTCTCATGCACCTTGGAATCAGTGTTTACGTGGTGGGAGAAACCACAACCCCTGCTTTAACCAGTGAAGATTGTCTCCTGTCAATTTCAGGTTCAGGTGAAACCTTCAGCATTATCAGTGCAGCCAACATTGCCCATAAAAGGGGAACCAAGATCATCGCGGTGACCTCCTATGTGGATTCCACCCTGGGAGAAATGGCTGATCTGGTGGTACATATAAAAGGACGTACCAAAATTGATTCAGAAAAAAACTACATAACCCGGCAGATGAACGGAAAACACCAGTCTTTATCTCCTATGGGGACCCTTTTCGAGGTAACCAGCCTGATATTCCTGGACAGCCTCATAGCCCAGTTAATGGTTGAAATGGGAAAAACAGAAGAGGATATGAAGGCCAGGCATACGGTTATTGAATAA
- a CDS encoding UGSC family (seleno)protein yields MKVQLVEREVLDPVGVVQADKLKVKLLPEDFEKASIINNTKPGAEIILDILRESLGNRELIKVKKPAGAPATQKQIEEASSGEIAILALGDCGSCTSWVILDAIRLEKMGIPTISICSTHFAPFARELAKSHGMDELRILEIEHPIAGLSDEEVEEKSRKLIPSFLYLLQIP; encoded by the coding sequence TTGAAAGTTCAGCTGGTTGAACGGGAGGTCCTTGATCCAGTGGGAGTGGTTCAAGCCGATAAATTAAAGGTAAAGCTCCTACCAGAGGACTTTGAAAAAGCTTCCATAATCAATAACACCAAGCCCGGTGCTGAGATTATACTGGACATTTTAAGAGAGTCCCTGGGAAACCGGGAATTAATAAAGGTTAAAAAACCAGCTGGCGCCCCTGCTACTCAAAAACAGATTGAGGAAGCTTCTTCTGGAGAAATTGCCATCCTTGCCTTAGGGGACTGTGGTTCCTGCACCAGTTGGGTTATACTGGATGCCATCCGCCTGGAAAAAATGGGAATACCCACCATTTCCATATGTTCAACACATTTTGCTCCATTCGCCCGCGAACTGGCCAAATCCCATGGAATGGATGAATTAAGAATTTTAGAAATTGAACATCCCATAGCTGGTCTTTCCGATGAAGAAGTGGAAGAAAAAAGCAGGAAGCTGATTCCATCTTTCTTATATTTACTGCAAATACCATAA